One genomic window of Psychrobacillus sp. INOP01 includes the following:
- a CDS encoding cupin domain-containing protein: MWHHHDESDELFLVIKGHLKIKLKDQDDIHLGEGELVVIPKGVEHMPVIEEDYVALIQPYELLNIGNVQSERTVYNVEKI; encoded by the coding sequence ATATGGCATCACCACGACGAATCAGATGAATTATTTTTAGTTATTAAAGGACATTTAAAAATAAAATTAAAAGATCAAGATGATATACATTTGGGTGAGGGTGAATTAGTTGTTATTCCAAAAGGAGTAGAGCATATGCCAGTAATTGAAGAAGATTATGTTGCTCTGATTCAACCATATGAATTATTAAATATCGGTAATGTGCAAAGTGAACGAACTGTATATAACGTTGAAAAAATATAA